In Electrophorus electricus isolate fEleEle1 chromosome 10, fEleEle1.pri, whole genome shotgun sequence, the genomic window TCAAAGCCTCGGGAACTTTAGTGAAGTTCAGAACAGTCCACACAAATCAGACCAGATCATATCATAGTCTTTGAACAACTCTGAGCATGAAATCAGGGTCGTCGACTGCGCAGAGGAAAGGTTTTGGTAAATACGCGACGCAAATTATACGTGGTTCATCCGGCCCTCTGTCACGCAGATATTCCAGCCTCTCATGCGGTTGGACTGGAAACTGACCCTTCATCGACCCAGAAGTAAGACTTTATAGTTCATTCACATGCTAAGCTCTGGGTGCCAGCCGTGAGCCGTCATTCCTATAGATTTTATACAACATTATATCTCACACAGGTCTAACTATGCCGTCAGAATTCCCTCGGATAGGATTTGTCCCCTTTCAGGCATTTtcctacatttttatttacttagcCATAGTAGCCTCATGGCTAGTTAGTGTTAGTTTAAGATGTGTTTGAATTTCCCAGTTCTATAGTTTATTCAGTTTAATGTTAGCTTCATAAACTGGTCGTCGTGGCAAGTATATTTTTTAACCAATGGTATTTGGTCAGTGCACAGGATATGAACTATAATTACAGAATGAGACTGATATAAAACTAATTAACCTTCAGTATTTCCCATACATTGTATGGAGAAGCCAACTGGCTGACTGTCTGTGCTCTTTGTCGCCACTATAAACTATATTTTTGGATTAATCAAATACTCCGTTGTCAGAAGTAGAacgttttgtttttaatgatttttgtcTTTTGCAGAGCCATTCAAGACATTCACAATAAGCAGCAGTACTTTGACCactctaaataaaaaaaaaaataaaaaaaaaaacttaagtCATAAAAGTATTACTGTTGTAGCTAATTTTATTACTTCTCATTCAAGGTATACCACTGCAGTTGTTGGTAACACAAAATTCTTAGCAACAGTCAAATAATAGAATAGAGCGTTTTCTCTTCATAAGACAGTTGAGCTTTAAAGAATAATTCTCAACATACATATATTCTATTATGACTCCATATCCATAATTGGAGAATTGgttaacattaaaaacaatttacaaataTGTATGATTTTTATACCCATTGTTGGCTTCTTTAAGAAGTGTAGTAAGTGAGGACAGAGTGCAGTTAGGATCAAGTAAAGTAACAAGTGGAATGTTCACACCTGTCTCTTGAAAGATTAGATTCTGCATCGTCATGGCCAACATTGAATCAATTCCTACTGCAGCAAGGAGAGTTTCATCTTCAAGCTCATCTACACCCACATTGCAAATATCACTTAGAATGCCTCTTACATAGTCATCAAATGAAGACAGTAGCTCTTTCTTGAACTCATATGCTACATTGCTTTCCAGTTCTCTCTCAACTAAAGCCATCAGTCGAACTTTTAGGAAGGCATTTTCGGAAAGAACATTGTTCCTCAAGTTTCTATAGTTGAATTTGCAGACAACTTGTTGAGGTTTATTTCCCAATAAGCACTGTTTTAGAGCTTCATGAATTTCTGGAAGTTCCATGGTTATGAGTCCTTTGGCTTCTAGGAATTTTTGAAAACCTTCTTTGTTTAATAGAAGACCAAGGTTAAGAGGTCCCCAATTGATAGACTGACCAGCAAGTCCAATATTACGCCGGTAGTGACACAAAGTGTCTAGAAATGAATTGGCTGCTGCATAATTAGCCTGCGAAGCATTGCCGATGAAAGAGGAGATGGATGAGTAACATACAAAGTAGTCAACTTCACTGTTCAGAGTAGCATAGTGAAGGTTCAGTGCCCCACTGACTTTAGGTCTCAATACTTTTTCAAAGAGAGACTTGTCGAGTGTTTCAAGCAGCCCATCATGCAGCACTGCAGCACTATGAAAGACTCCTTTAATTGGACAAGTTGGGAACTTTTGTCCAATGACTGCGACTGCTTCCGACACCTGTTCTGACATAGACACATCGCACTGGAGGGTGATGATTCTTAATCCATATCTTTTTTGGAGGCTACAGATCTGTAGCTGTGTTTCCTCAGATGGAATGCTTCTCGAAAGTGTAGCAATGCACCTCCCACCCCAATGTGAAATGAACTTGACTGTTTCAAGTCCCAAACCAGACAGTCCACCTGAAACTATGTACACACTAGATTTTGTGAAGAGCTGCTTGGGTCTGGGTTTTAAACAGATATGAGACGTGCTTGCTACAGATCCAGTGTTATGCAGAACAATTAAAGATATGGTTTTGGTATTGAAATATGACCCAACATCTGCAGTTTGGCAAGTCACTTCTGATGGGGTGACCTGGAAAGTGTCGCTGTTTAAGGATAAACATGTGTTGTCGAACTGCATTAATTTTAGCCATCTGTATATCTGCGCTCTTTGTGTTTTGAGATGTGATTTCTGGAAAATGGTACACAACTTCAGAAAGTGAAagcacacattctcactcttaAGAATGTCTGATGTAGAGAATTTAGACTCCtttgcaacaacaaaaatatgctTTGCACTGGCAATACTGCCTAGCTGTGCCAAACATGACTGATCATAAGGAGGAATGAGGACAAAAACAGGACACAGGTTTAAATTTTGAATGAGACTACTCAATTCAGTCTCTATGAAAACATTCCATCCTGATTTGTTAGCTGTGAACTTTAACACTTTTACTAGTGCTGAGTCTGGATTAGTGGATAAAATGCCCATCATCCTCTTTGGTTTGGCCTTAGGTAGTGCATTTCGCAATATCTCCCAAGCAAGTATTAAGTAAGACACGCAGGGAACGTTTTTCATAAACTGAAGTCTCTTTGTTTCGTAGCAAGCATCCTCTGGAAGTACAATTTTGGAGGTTGCAACACTAGGATAACAAGAGACAATATGGTCTCCCACTTTCAGTTTTCTAACATCCTTTCCTACAGCTGTGACAGTGCCACTGAAGTCAAGAGCTAAAAGCTTGTGGTTCTGAGATGTGTATTTATTCCAGTATAATGTCTGACCAAAGTTAAGGTTAGAGACACTGACAGGAAAGTAGTCTGAAGAATGTACACATATTTTACAGAGCTGGACCTCCACATTCTTTCCTTCAGTGAGATCAGCTACACTAGTGGGTATGGCTGACAAACATGCCATTCTGTAGGGGTTGGCCGTCTGTAGTGTGACATGGTCAGATTGGAAAGAGTCTGTATCTTCTGTTATAATATTAATGGGTGTACGTGCTATCACTGTGGATTGAATTTCTCCTTTGCTTATTGTAACCTCTGGGTATTCATTGCTTTTATAGGAGCTAATTACAGAAACCAGTGCCTTTATATCCTCACTCGACACTGTGGCGAGATCTATCAGCTGAAAAGTGACTTCTGACAGCTCAGCAGCACAGGCCCTTATTAAACCAGATAGCACAAATCCTGGACTAATGTGATCAACAGTACTCTCAGATGATCTGTAAGTTATTACATGAACAGTGTTCAAATGCTTGCAATTCCTCAAGGTCAGAACAACTTGACGAAAAAGATCACAAATGTCAACCAAGTGTTCTAGAACTGTCTGAGTTTTAAGATGACTAAGAGTTTGAAAGTTCCAGATAAACAAAATTTTCTCCATGTCTACTGTGATTTGGTCACATTTCAACAGCAAATCTGAGGCATGTAAAGTAGACTGTAGGTCATCAGGAGAGAAAAATACTGATGATGAATGCAAGTATGGTTTCAAAGCACTATTGATACCTAAAGTATCCTCAAAGACAACAGCTTTGGGTTTGCTGTAAATGTTGGCATTAGTATGGACAGTGATTCTTTCATTATGAAAGAAACATGAGTCAGTCATTTTCATGCTGTCTCCTAGAAATGTGACTCTGACATGCTTCAATTCAATCAAAGTATGTCCTTTTGTATCTGCAAAACAACCACAAACCTCAAAGTATTCTGGCATCTCTTGAGTAACTCTCATATAAATGACCATTTCTTTACACAGAGGTGCAACTATTGAAATGCTGCCAATGGCAGAGGGAAACCCATGTCTAATAGTACTGTTACTCAGTACTAAAACAGAGCTCATCTGAAAAAATGAATCCAGTACAACTGGGTGCAAGTAGTACTCATATAGCTGTCTCAGCAATTCATCTGGGATCCTGAAAGTAGTTACAGCTTCCTTAAACTCTTCTCCATAGTGAATATCACCCAGCTGTCTAAAGGTGGGTCCATACTCAAAGCCTGCCTGAATAAGAGTGCAATACACATGTTCCCGTGCTATGACTAATGAGCATCTCTTCAAAATAATGTCCAAGAGAATTGTTTGGTGCTCAATCAGAGCTGGTACTCTTCTATAAGTAATGGAACCTGATGAATATAATGCAGCTGAGGATTGTATCTGAAAGAGAACCTTATCCTCAGATGACTCAAGCTGCACATTCAGAAGATGGGAGCCCTTGCTAAGAATGAGCAAGTTCTGAAAGTTGATAGTGACCTGAATTGAAGTGAGAGGCATCTTTGGGATAGCAGTTACCATGACAGATGCAAAAGCCAGTTCAACGTACAAGGCACCTGGAGCAATAACAATGCCATTGCTCTTGTGCTCCCAAAGATAGGGGGTTGCTACTGATGACAAAGTGCATTTGAGCATTCCATTGTTACGATTATGGAGTCTTATAAGTGGATGTAGGCAGTGAACCACCAATTCACTACCTTGTCTTACTTCCTCAAAATAGGTCTCATTCTTTAGACAATCAAACTGATACACTGGGTAAGATGCTGGCAATGACTCAAATCCATTGTAGAACTGGTCCCAGTCTACATTAACTCCTAGCTCAAAGAGTTTTGACACAGTACTAAGTATTGTCTCATGATCTTTATCTGGCTGCACTGAGGAGAGCACCACTGTGTCATTTCCTAGAGTTTCCAAAATATTTCTTTGCAAAGCCCTTCTTGGGCCAATCTCAACAAAGattgtgttgttattattagcCACAGCTTTCAAAGCTTGTTCAAATGCAACTGGGTTTCGGATATTTCTTGCCCAGTAATCACCAGTTAAAAAATCCCCTAAACAATAGGcctttcctgtcactgtggacACCAGTTCACAGTTCAGTTTATGTTCACTTAGAGACCCTATGCTCTCTTTAATTTGACTTAGTATCGGACTCATCATATGGCTATGATAGGCAGCAGGAACCTCCAAGACATGAAGGAACAGGTCCTTGCCCTTAAGTGAAGTCTTCAGTACTTGGTATACATTTTCAACAGCATCCTTATCTCCTGATAATACACATGACAGTGGACTATTAATGGCAGCTAGACAAATCTTCCCAGTGTATGATGGAAGAATTTTCAAAATGTCTGACACAGCTGCATTACCAACAACCAGCATTTTCCCTCCAGTCACTTCATTCTGCAGAACACTCCGATAGTAGATCACCTTTACTGCATCGTTAAGAGACAGAAGTCCAGAGCAATGAGCTGCAGCAACCTCTCCAACAGAGTGCCCAAGAACAGCAACTGGCCTGATGCCCCAGTGCTTTAGCAAATGAGCTATGGCAACCTGAGTAGCGAAAAGGAGGGGCTGGACAATTTCTGGTTTCGAGAAATCATCATTGTCAAAGCTGGTTTCTATTTTTTGTAATATGCTTATACGTTTGTAATTCTGAAAGCAGTTTTCTAcctctctcattttttcttgGAAAACAGGTTCCTTTTTCAGAAGCTGTTTGCACATGCCTCTATAGGTAACTCCATtcccacagaaaacaaaaattacCCTGGGGTCAGGTTTCATTGGAACTACCTTTTTGTTCAAGCCAGCTTTTAGCTGTTCCTCTAAGTCTGAAAGACATGTTGTAATGAATACTTTCCTGTATTTGTGTTTCACATGACTCCTTCTGCATGCAGATGTATAGAGAAGAGTATTTATgtcatttttgctttctgtgaTAATCTTTTGATGTGTGTCTGCTATACACATCTCAAGGGACTTACTTGTGGCAGCAGAAAATGGAAACAATTTCCTTGAATTGAGATTGTCTAAATTAGAGGCTGTAGCACATCTGTATTCTCTGATGAtggcatgtgcatttgtgccaCCAAAGCCAAAACTGTTTATACCAGCCACCCGCCCCATGCAACTAGTGCAATGCCATTTCTCTGCTTTGGTGGGGATTTTTAGATTGAGAGCTTGGACATCTATGCTAGAGCTTTCTTCAGAGTAGAACAGTGAGGGAACGATGGTTTCATGCTTCATCATGAGGAGAACCTTAATGAGTCCTGCCACTCCTGCTGCAGATTCTGTGTGTCCGATGTTACCTTTAACAGAGCCAATGCAAAGTGGCCCTAAGTCTGCAGGCCTTGCCTTAGAAATAACTTTAGAGATGCTACCTGCTTCTATTGGATCTCCCACTGAGGTTCCAGTTCCATGAGCCTCTATGTATTGGACATCAGACAGGTAGGTCTTTGTAGAGTAAATTCTTTGCAGCAGCTTCTCCTGCTGGATCATGGATGGCTTTGTGATTGGAGTGACAGTGTGGCCATCTTGGTTTACTGCTGTTTTGCATATAATGCCCCAAATGTGGTCAAAGTTCTCAAgagcctggaaaaaaaaatgatgtgCAGATAATAAAAGTTAAATCTCTGAAAACGGTAAAATATGAATATCTGTAATATATGATAAGTTagaatatatttacttttttcagaGGTTTTAGCAGAACTATACCACAGCCTTCTCCTCTTCCATATCCATCTGCTGTACTAGAGAATGGTTTACTAGTGCCTTCGGCTGAGatcatttttgctttgctgaGGGCCACAAAGACACGTGGCTCAAGAATACAGCTGACACCTCCACAAAGCGCCATTTCACAATCACCTGAAAAAAGGAAATCAATGAACTATGTAGCAAATAGAAATAATTAATCAGAATCCCCTAAAATATGTTTCAACAGGTCACCCTCTGGGAATTAACtggttatttttgaatgtaGCAGCAAATTAGTTTGCTTCCATCTGTGATAAATCATTCTGATACACTGaccaaataaaagaaacaaaaacataaaaaactaCAAATCTTCATCATTTTATCAGAGCTTCCAAAACTTCAACAAGTCTACAACTGGACCACCATGCAGGGATGATGGCAATTTCTGTATTACAGTGGTTTATACAATGTTTATTGTGGGTCACTAACAAAAAGTGATTTGCTCAAATCATGGCTCATATAGAGTAAGCACCAGACAACTTAAGTCATCCACAAATCTGTCCTGTGTTGTAAGATGTTAAACTGGTTTAAAGATGATAAAGAAGACAGCACTCaagaacatttttcattaaacttTAGGCATTTGGAAACAGGtctgaataaaaacaataatctgATGAAATACACATAGAAAAACACAGAACGGAAGCCATTTCCACCATGTTTATGTGCCTGTGTGATGTAAAAGGCATTACCTTGTCTAATTGCCTGACCTGCAGAATGGAGTGCAACCAAAGAGGATGAGCAGGCACTATCAATGGCAAATGAAGGCCCAGTGAGGTTAAAGGTATAGGAGATCCTGTTGGCAGCTATACTCATGGCTGTACCAGTTCCATTGTAATGGGTTATTGTGGTAGCACTGTTGTTCAGTAGTGTTTCGTAGTCTCTGTTCATGAGCcctgaaaaataaacatatttaacttAGGTCTGCACAAATTATGCTAAGTgagaaacacacattcactaaaATACTGATGGTTTTATTACCTATATAAACTCCTGTTCTGGAGCCGCTGATTTTTTCCATAGGAATCCCAGAATCTTCCAGGGCTCTATAGGAGCACTGTAGAAGGAGCTTCTGCTGGGGGTCCATGAAGTTTGCTTCAGCCTCAGAGATGCCAAAAAACTTGTGATCAAACTCATTGAACCTGGTGGAGAACAAGAAACAAACCTTGTATTAATCTCTTTAATTTTTATAGGTGAGAGAATCAAAATGTCTTAACAGAGAAATCAATCTACTATTGTAAATGCTGCATACATTGTGGTCCCTAAGGAGCCAGTGataatgtttgttgttttggctctatGGTATGACACACTGAATTTGATGTACAGAAGACCGGAAACAGTTACCAGAACAGTAAAATGCAGCTTTAGGATATGTACAGGGCATTCAgcctttaaaaacacttttaatatATAACTGGCAATTGCCAACAAGATGAAATGCAGGTGCATAAAACCAACATTTTGCTCTTTAACCTCAAAGCCATGCagtttgtcttctctctcttcagtgcttatgtaaatatatgcattttattttacaattattttacaattaattgcaaagtatTCAAAAAATCATTAAACGTTTTACAAGAAGAATAATTATAAGATGATAATGAAAAAGTagtgaaagaagaaataaaaatttaCCCATCTATGAAAGCAGCTTTAGTGGTCTGTGTTTTTCCAAGGATGGTATTGTCAGGATCATACCACTGTGTTAAGTCAAATCTATCCTCTGGAATTTCTGTAGCACAGTTCTTCCCATTAACAAGAACTTTCCAGAAACTGTCAAGGCCCTCACCTGTGAGGATGCcacacacattataaatatttactcGTACTCAGTCAACATGTTTCAAAATACTAAAACATACCTCCTGGGAAGTTGCACCCAATGCCAACTACAGCAATATCTTCATCCATTTTGATGTATTTTACCCaggtaaaacattttaagcCATACCAATAACTTCTTCATGCCCTATATTCTTGTTACAGATCAGAGTGCATCCGCACACAGCCAGGAATTTTAAGTTGCTTTTATAAAGACTTTCATGGCTCAGAATCAAAGAACAAAGTCTAAACAAAGGTCTGTTTCAAGACAGGGGCATCAAGTTGCATGTATAGTTTTCACATAACCCACAATTAGAGGTCTGAAATAAAAGCTAATAATTGCATACCTGGGCAGAGATAACAGAGGCATTTACTGACATGCACTACTGAGAAGAGAACCAGccaagcagaggagaggagggctATGTTCAGACTTTCAAACCAATACTCTAAGCAAAACAAGGGTATTGTTTAAAATCATCCCCACTATACTTTAAAGTAAGGGAGCAGCTTGGATTTAGATTTAGATAATGTTACAGAATAACTGGCCATTACTAAGTGCCCACGATTCCATAAAGGGCCATGCAACAGCAATTTTAATAGAACTACAATTTGATACAGTTCGGTAAAATTATGAACCTAGGAAAAAATGACATTTCCCATTCCAAGGATttgaaaaacaatttattaGTCTTTTGCCATCACCTATTCTTAACTAGACAAATAAGTTTCACTCCTCATAAATATTATACAGACAGCTGCATTTACACAAACAGCCATGATGGCTCCCTTTCCACTCATACACTGGCTAGTAAAATGGCCAAATGAAGAACAGTGAAACTGAAAAGCAGCACCATGAGAAACTAGActttgacaaataaataaaacactgaatagAAATCACTATTTTGTGCATCCAACTACATAACTTGTACAAAATTTAACATAAAAGACAGAAGTGTACATggaaacagttttttttttttttttaatataacatttCTCTTCACTCCAACAAATCAGCCATTTAGATTGGCATTAAACCAGTACTCATGTTCTGATGTTGCATTCTTGGCTGAATGCTGTTTATTACAATAAAGTCTGCCTTTCTAAATAGTTTTCTCTAAACAAATAGATGTAAAATTGGAGATTAAAATACTGTgcctgtccccccccccccatataaaGTTCTATAACATTTGCAAAAGTCCTCATTTTGAGGGCACTCAAATGCATCCCAGGGCATTCTGTTTCCACAAACTTATCTAACTCTGTGTAACCATACCACAATGAGATTTTATGgccattttgaaatattttctttttcctacaTTTTTGAGACCCAGTTGAGATGGGTAGCTATGTGGATCCCCATTGTGTTCATATTCTCAGTCCCCTCTCCCTTTGGAACACAATGTGGAGTTGGGTGCTTACCTTACCATTTTCACTGTGATAGAGGAGAGACATAGTACACAGGTAACTAAGGAGACATAGTACACACATAAccaaattatttgaaaaaatcTAAATAGGTTGAAAATGGGATTCTCTTTAAAATTTGAGAGCCCTAAAAAccttgaaataaatataatttataacaGCAATTTTGTCCATCAAGTAGACAAAAacagtacaatttttttttaattaaaacaattttagcACATTTGTTCATGATGATTTATAGAGGATGAACTGCAGTTTGTCAAAGAGTCTCATTCCATTTATGTCTAAAAGTAGAGGATTATGCCTTCAGCTCTCTTTGAAACTCGAGAACAATCTCATCTTGGGTCCAAAGATTTGCCCTCTAGGACCATCTGAATCTCTTTTGCATCCAGAGTCTCATAAGTCAGCAAAGCATCTGCCAGTTTCTTGTGCTCTTTGCTGTACGTCTTGAGGAGTTTCTTAGCACGCTCATATGAGTCCTGATAGAACAATTACAGGAGTAGACAATGAACATAATTAGGACTTATATATTTAAAGACCATGAGAATACATGCATAAACTAAGCCAAGGCCATAAGTTGTCACTGTACCTGCAGCAGTACCCTGACCTCCTGCTCAACAGCAGCTTGTGTCTCTGGGCTTTGTTTGGACAGGTCAGCATAGGTCATGACTCCCAGCTagaacaggcagagaaaatgtTAGGTTCTGCTCAATTATGTGACAATGTACACAAAATGATAACTCACAAAAGAAAGCCTCAGGACAAAGAGAAATAACAGTGAAGCCATTTGAAAAGCCAAAGAAAACCATAAGCTGGCTATAAGCAGAGTCCATAACAGTGAAGTACACTCTATTTTATGAATGCCCATCTTAAAGGCAGATTGTACattacaaattttaaatgtaaactggAGTGTCTTAAGTGGGAACTGTTTTAACTCTAAATGAAGTAGATTTGTTTCAGCAGGTTGGGTCTGACACAAAGAATCAACAAAGTATCAGGATAAAGTCTAGATTTAAAGTCAGAAATGTGAACACTATATTAGAACCCACAAAAGGTTTCAAAATCCTGTTTTAAAAGGTATTTGCAGTAGCTTTTGGTGAAAAAATATATAGCCAATAAtctttaaagaaagaaaacaagacaatgCTTATTGTCAACACTGTGAATTACTGctcattttattaaatgttttcagaaacagATGACAAATTAAAAACTCATTTGAATGGTTTCATAAACCATTTTATGAAAGAACCATTTGTTTTTGCACACTAATCACAAACCTCACACCAACTTGACAGTATTCATACCTTGTTACTCATTCCAAATCGTGTCACCATCATCTTTGCAATCTGTGTGGCTCCATCAAAATCACTTGACGCTCCTgcaaatcaatattttaaaaggtaCCCACAACTGAAATGAACCAACTTCTAACAAGAAATCATCACACTCATACATAAAGCTCACCTGTAGTAATATTTTCACCCCCAAAGATGAGTTCTTCTGCTACCCTGCCACCCATACTAACATCCATCTGAGCTAAAAGCTGAGCTCGGGTTTCACTCCACCGGTCATTTTCAGGAAGCATAGACACCTGAGTGGAAAGGTTACATGTATTCAAATGTTTACAATGTACTTGTGACTACTGATATTTTCAAATTTCGAATGAAAGTATGTTTCATGTGTGGTGTGAATTTTGATGGATAATGTTAAGAACTGCAGTGAATGTCATGTTGTTGTAATTCCTGATAATTACATGACCAAGAGAGAGGCCTCGGGGCATGATTGTAGCCTTATTGATAGGCATGGCGTCCTTGGTGTAATATGCCACAATGGCATGACCAGATTCATGATAAGCTGTGATAGTCTTGTTTTTCTTGTCAATTTCCACACTCCTACGTTCTGGGCCTAGTGAGAAATGCATGACAAAATGTGTTTGAAGAAGAACCTAGATCTCCAAACTTTAATGCATCCTACATGTTCACAGAGTGAAGCCTCACCCATGAGGATCTTATCTTTAGCAAACTCCAGCTCCTTCATGGTCACCTCCTCCTTCCCATCTACAGCAGCCTTTAGTGCAGCCTGGTTCACCAAGTtctccagctctgctccagagaAGCCCACTGTTCCCCTGGCAATGATTTCTGCATCCACAGCTACagaacacacatatgtacacacaaatcaatttttgaaaacaataataaatgtgaaCTGAGACTGTGAGATTCACTTTGACTGTGTAAGATTACAATAGCTTCTTACCCGAGTCcactttgatttttttcaaGTACCAGTTCAGGATCTCTGTACGTCCTCTCACATCAGGTTTGGGGACCGTGACTTGCATGTCAAACCTACCTGGTCTCACCAGAGCacttaaaatgaaacacaagcacatgcacacacacacacacacacacacacacacacacacacacacacacacacacagacagacagacagacagacagagacacacacagtatactCATACATCACATGATTTTTCTTCTTGGTGTATGAAGCTATTTAGCTGGAGGCCTTCACTTGAAAAATCATGAGCTTGGAAAATTACTAAAATCTACTAATATAATGATTTGAGACCAAGAAAATTTTCAAACACCACACTTACTTGTCCAAAGCTTCAGCAAAGTTTGTTGCCCCAATAACAATAACCCCTTCATTTGGTTTAAACCTGAAATTGTCAAAtacattaaatgttaattaagcAAGCACATTATTTTATAGTATTTATGCTCATTTTAAGATTATGcaatatacaaatacactatatagaaatataaaatatactacTGACCCATCCATTTCAGCAAGGAGCTGGTTAATGGTCTGTCGTGAATATGGGTGCATGGGTGACTCAATCCTCTTTCCACCCACACTGTCCAACTCGTCAATAAATATTACACAGGGGGCGTTAGCTTTTGCCTCTTCTgtagaaaataataaatgaaaaaaagaacacaaaatccCACAGAGCTTCACTACTacagtgttaaaaaaataatacaaataaaaacactgaccTCATGTCTTACaagtcaaaataaaaatcacaggCCTAAACTATGAAAACAATTGGTACATGTACTGTAACCTTCGTAGGCAGGGCTGCATCACTCTGAAAGCcattcacactcactgaagaGGTTCCTGATGCGACTTGCTCCAACACCCACA contains:
- the pks1 gene encoding phthiocerol/phenolphthiocerol synthesis polyketide synthase type I PpsD encodes the protein MDEDIAVVGIGCNFPGGEGLDSFWKVLVNGKNCATEIPEDRFDLTQWYDPDNTILGKTQTTKAAFIDGFNEFDHKFFGISEAEANFMDPQQKLLLQCSYRALEDSGIPMEKISGSRTGVYIGLMNRDYETLLNNSATTITHYNGTGTAMSIAANRISYTFNLTGPSFAIDSACSSSLVALHSAGQAIRQGDCEMALCGGVSCILEPRVFVALSKAKMISAEGTSKPFSSTADGYGRGEGCGIVLLKPLKKALENFDHIWGIICKTAVNQDGHTVTPITKPSMIQQEKLLQRIYSTKTYLSDVQYIEAHGTGTSVGDPIEAGSISKVISKARPADLGPLCIGSVKGNIGHTESAAGVAGLIKVLLMMKHETIVPSLFYSEESSSIDVQALNLKIPTKAEKWHCTSCMGRVAGINSFGFGGTNAHAIIREYRCATASNLDNLNSRKLFPFSAATSKSLEMCIADTHQKIITESKNDINTLLYTSACRRSHVKHKYRKVFITTCLSDLEEQLKAGLNKKVVPMKPDPRVIFVFCGNGVTYRGMCKQLLKKEPVFQEKMREVENCFQNYKRISILQKIETSFDNDDFSKPEIVQPLLFATQVAIAHLLKHWGIRPVAVLGHSVGEVAAAHCSGLLSLNDAVKVIYYRSVLQNEVTGGKMLVVGNAAVSDILKILPSYTGKICLAAINSPLSCVLSGDKDAVENVYQVLKTSLKGKDLFLHVLEVPAAYHSHMMSPILSQIKESIGSLSEHKLNCELVSTVTGKAYCLGDFLTGDYWARNIRNPVAFEQALKAVANNNNTIFVEIGPRRALQRNILETLGNDTVVLSSVQPDKDHETILSTVSKLFELGVNVDWDQFYNGFESLPASYPVYQFDCLKNETYFEEVRQGSELVVHCLHPLIRLHNRNNGMLKCTLSSVATPYLWEHKSNGIVIAPGALYVELAFASVMVTAIPKMPLTSIQVTINFQNLLILSKGSHLLNVQLESSEDKVLFQIQSSAALYSSGSITYRRVPALIEHQTILLDIILKRCSLVIAREHVYCTLIQAGFEYGPTFRQLGDIHYGEEFKEAVTTFRIPDELLRQLYEYYLHPVVLDSFFQMSSVLVLSNSTIRHGFPSAIGSISIVAPLCKEMVIYMRVTQEMPEYFEVCGCFADTKGHTLIELKHVRVTFLGDSMKMTDSCFFHNERITVHTNANIYSKPKAVVFEDTLGINSALKPYLHSSSVFFSPDDLQSTLHASDLLLKCDQITVDMEKILFIWNFQTLSHLKTQTVLEHLVDICDLFRQVVLTLRNCKHLNTVHVITYRSSESTVDHISPGFVLSGLIRACAAELSEVTFQLIDLATVSSEDIKALVSVISSYKSNEYPEVTISKGEIQSTVIARTPINIITEDTDSFQSDHVTLQTANPYRMACLSAIPTSVADLTEGKNVEVQLCKICVHSSDYFPVSVSNLNFGQTLYWNKYTSQNHKLLALDFSGTVTAVGKDVRKLKVGDHIVSCYPSVATSKIVLPEDACYETKRLQFMKNVPCVSYLILAWEILRNALPKAKPKRMMGILSTNPDSALVKVLKFTANKSGWNVFIETELSSLIQNLNLCPVFVLIPPYDQSCLAQLGSIASAKHIFVVAKESKFSTSDILKSENVCFHFLKLCTIFQKSHLKTQRAQIYRWLKLMQFDNTCLSLNSDTFQVTPSEVTCQTADVGSYFNTKTISLIVLHNTGSVASTSHICLKPRPKQLFTKSSVYIVSGGLSGLGLETVKFISHWGGRCIATLSRSIPSEETQLQICSLQKRYGLRIITLQCDVSMSEQVSEAVAVIGQKFPTCPIKGVFHSAAVLHDGLLETLDKSLFEKVLRPKVSGALNLHYATLNSEVDYFVCYSSISSFIGNASQANYAAANSFLDTLCHYRRNIGLAGQSINWGPLNLGLLLNKEGFQKFLEAKGLITMELPEIHEALKQCLLGNKPQQVVCKFNYRNLRNNVLSENAFLKVRLMALVERELESNVAYEFKKELLSSFDDYVRGILSDICNVGVDELEDETLLAAVGIDSMLAMTMQNLIFQETGVNIPLVTLLDPNCTLSSLTTLLKEANNGYKNHTYL